In Stieleria varia, one genomic interval encodes:
- a CDS encoding 4Fe-4S dicluster domain-containing protein, translated as MTMVVTQPCIGCKDKACLVVCPVECFYTNEDEPMVYIDPDECIDCGACVPECPTEAIFYEDDVPEQWHRFIELNATKAKECPSAHE; from the coding sequence ATGACAATGGTGGTTACTCAACCCTGCATCGGTTGCAAAGACAAAGCTTGCTTGGTGGTTTGCCCGGTCGAATGTTTTTACACGAACGAAGACGAGCCAATGGTCTACATCGACCCCGATGAATGCATCGATTGTGGTGCCTGCGTTCCCGAATGCCCAACCGAAGCGATTTTCTATGAAGACGACGTTCCCGAGCAGTGGCATCGGTTCATAGAATTAAACGCGACGAAGGCAAAGGAATGCCCCTCGGCACACGAATAA
- a CDS encoding M28 family peptidase, whose amino-acid sequence MPIDPDTIEENLRLHVDRLAGLIGPRTLSKPKTILATIGYIEGQWSEMGYSHSRECYDAMGDEATNLIVECPGTKRADEIVLLGAHYDTVFSTPGADDNASAVAVLVEVSRLLREHTGKRTARFVAFACEEPPYFNMDSMGSQHHARLSRQRGDNIVGMLCLEMVGYYSLTKGSQTVPPGIPKWMHRFFPQRGNFLAAVGNMPSWKLCWKFRRGFKRGTRRLPLFSICLPEKIHEIRLSDNSSFWDQGYPALMLTDTSFLRNPNYHQATDTPDTLDYPRMTEVTLGVASAMRKLLG is encoded by the coding sequence ATGCCAATCGACCCCGACACGATCGAAGAGAACTTGCGACTGCACGTCGATCGGCTTGCGGGATTGATCGGTCCGCGCACCTTGAGCAAGCCAAAAACGATTCTGGCCACGATCGGCTATATTGAAGGTCAGTGGTCCGAGATGGGATACAGTCATTCGCGGGAATGCTACGACGCCATGGGCGATGAGGCGACCAATCTGATCGTCGAGTGTCCTGGCACGAAACGAGCCGATGAGATCGTTTTGCTTGGCGCCCACTACGACACGGTCTTCAGCACACCCGGAGCCGATGACAATGCTTCCGCCGTTGCCGTGTTGGTCGAAGTCAGCCGCTTGCTGCGCGAGCACACCGGAAAACGAACCGCCCGATTCGTCGCATTCGCTTGCGAGGAGCCGCCGTATTTCAACATGGACTCGATGGGCAGCCAGCACCACGCCCGCCTTTCACGACAGCGCGGCGACAACATTGTTGGAATGCTGTGCCTGGAGATGGTCGGTTACTACAGTTTGACGAAAGGCTCACAGACGGTTCCGCCGGGCATTCCGAAATGGATGCACCGATTCTTTCCGCAGCGTGGCAACTTTCTGGCAGCCGTCGGCAACATGCCATCCTGGAAGTTGTGCTGGAAATTCCGGCGAGGATTTAAACGCGGCACGCGCCGCTTGCCCCTGTTCTCGATCTGCCTCCCCGAAAAGATCCACGAGATCCGTCTCAGTGACAACAGCTCATTCTGGGATCAAGGCTATCCCGCCCTGATGCTCACCGACACCAGCTTCTTGCGCAATCCGAACTACCACCAAGCCACCGACACACCAGATACGCTCGACTATCCAAGAATGACCGAAGTCACCCTCGGCGTCGCATCCGCGATGCGCAAACTGCTCGGCTAG
- a CDS encoding ADP-ribosylglycohydrolase family protein has product MLTEPIVGCILGTAVGDALGLPYEGVSPKRAAKLLGPPDRYRFFFRRGMISDDTEHTCMVAQSLIDAGGDVPKFTRSFARRLRWWILALPAGVGKATARSGIKLWLGASPEKAGVFSAGNGPAMRAAIFGAALDDVPSILSFVRASSRLTHSDPKAECGAIAVALAAKHSRDNETVDANLWLDEVVDAVGEAESELIDLLRKAIQSVNVGEITKTFAKSLGLDRGVTGYTYHTVPVAIHAWLSNPKDFRKAVLSIIVCGGDADTTAAIVGGIVGAGVGQAGIPGEWLDGIWEWPRSVAWMQRLGEALADSLDGDKSVKSPTANPIAVLLRNLLFLFIVLFHGFRRLAPPY; this is encoded by the coding sequence ATGCTGACTGAACCAATCGTTGGATGCATTCTGGGGACTGCGGTCGGAGACGCGTTAGGGCTGCCCTATGAAGGCGTTTCGCCAAAACGGGCTGCCAAGCTGCTTGGTCCGCCGGATCGGTACCGATTCTTCTTTCGTCGCGGAATGATCTCCGACGACACCGAACACACTTGCATGGTCGCTCAATCGTTGATTGACGCGGGTGGCGACGTTCCAAAATTCACACGTAGTTTTGCGAGACGACTGCGTTGGTGGATACTGGCGTTACCGGCGGGGGTTGGCAAAGCGACGGCGAGATCCGGAATCAAATTGTGGCTCGGGGCAAGTCCCGAGAAGGCTGGCGTGTTCTCAGCCGGGAACGGTCCCGCCATGCGTGCAGCGATCTTCGGCGCTGCGCTGGATGATGTTCCGTCAATACTGAGCTTCGTTCGGGCCTCCTCGCGGCTGACCCACAGTGACCCGAAAGCCGAGTGCGGTGCAATCGCCGTGGCATTGGCAGCCAAACACTCACGCGACAATGAAACCGTCGATGCGAACCTTTGGCTCGACGAGGTTGTCGATGCGGTGGGTGAAGCTGAATCGGAATTGATTGATTTGCTCCGCAAAGCTATTCAAAGCGTAAACGTCGGCGAAATAACCAAGACGTTCGCAAAATCGCTTGGCCTGGATCGGGGCGTGACCGGATACACGTACCACACCGTCCCGGTCGCAATCCACGCATGGCTGTCCAATCCGAAAGACTTTCGCAAGGCGGTCTTGAGCATTATCGTGTGCGGAGGCGACGCGGACACGACGGCCGCGATCGTCGGTGGCATCGTGGGCGCGGGGGTCGGGCAAGCAGGCATCCCGGGCGAATGGCTCGACGGCATCTGGGAATGGCCGCGTAGCGTCGCTTGGATGCAGCGCCTCGGTGAAGCTCTGGCCGATTCGCTCGATGGTGATAAATCGGTGAAGTCGCCCACCGCCAATCCAATCGCCGTACTTCTCCGCAATCTTCTGTTCCTGTTCATCGTTCTCTTCCACGGCTTCCGCCGACTTGCTCCACCTTACTGA
- a CDS encoding virulence RhuM family protein, whose amino-acid sequence MTDNLPGPSNRNFLFYDTEDGTTRVQLLVDGQTVWMPQNAIAELFETSKQNVGQHIKNVLEDSELSEDSVVKNYFTTAADGKNYRTKHYNLDMILAIGYRVRSARGTQFRRWATQTLREYLVKGFVLNDDRLKAAETTFGEDYFDELLERIRDIRASERRFYQKITDIYATASDYNSDAEVSREFFATVQNKLEWAITGMTAAEIIKDRADANQPNMGLQTWKNSPSGKIRKTDVTVAKNYLSQQELSDLNRMVTMYLDYAEDQAKRQQPMTMAQWASKLDAFLTFNDRAVLRNAGKVEKNVADALAIEQYEQFQSAQRRIEATEPTSDFDKFVDEVGKLNPPDDSEDDNA is encoded by the coding sequence ATGACGGACAATTTACCGGGCCCATCTAACCGAAACTTTCTGTTTTACGACACCGAAGACGGCACGACCCGCGTACAACTTCTGGTCGATGGGCAAACGGTCTGGATGCCACAAAATGCCATCGCTGAGCTTTTTGAGACATCGAAGCAGAACGTGGGCCAGCACATCAAAAACGTTCTCGAAGACAGCGAATTGAGCGAAGATTCAGTTGTAAAGAATTACTTTACAACTGCCGCAGATGGCAAGAATTACCGCACAAAACACTACAACCTCGACATGATCCTCGCGATCGGCTATCGAGTTCGAAGTGCTCGCGGAACCCAGTTTCGCCGCTGGGCGACCCAGACGTTGCGCGAGTACCTCGTCAAAGGTTTTGTGCTCAATGACGACCGTCTCAAAGCCGCCGAGACTACTTTCGGCGAGGACTACTTCGACGAATTGCTCGAACGCATTCGCGACATTCGAGCATCTGAGCGACGGTTCTATCAGAAGATCACCGACATCTACGCGACCGCTTCGGACTACAACAGTGACGCTGAAGTTTCTCGCGAGTTCTTCGCGACGGTACAAAACAAACTCGAATGGGCAATCACCGGAATGACTGCCGCGGAGATCATCAAAGATCGAGCCGATGCAAACCAGCCGAACATGGGATTGCAAACTTGGAAGAACTCGCCGTCAGGGAAGATTCGCAAGACCGATGTCACGGTTGCCAAAAACTATTTGTCACAGCAAGAACTGAGTGATTTGAATCGCATGGTGACAATGTATCTGGACTACGCAGAGGATCAAGCAAAGCGTCAGCAGCCAATGACGATGGCACAGTGGGCATCCAAGCTTGATGCTTTTCTCACCTTCAACGATCGAGCCGTGTTGAGGAACGCTGGAAAAGTTGAGAAGAACGTAGCCGATGCGTTGGCGATCGAACAATACGAACAATTCCAGTCGGCGCAACGACGCATTGAAGCGACTGAGCCAACGAGTGATTTCGACAAATTCGTAGACGAGGTCGGCAAATTGAATCCTCCCGATGATTCGGAGGATGACAATGCGTAG
- a CDS encoding type I restriction-modification system subunit M, with protein sequence MSEADSQKFLKDLDKKLWTAADRLRANLDAAVYKHAVLGLIFLKYVSDAFELRQRALEVQLRDPNHDYFVDSKGYSDDEYNEVVRQELEVRDYYLEENVFWVPALARWKTIQENAALPAGTEIEIVNGKKTTYKITSIGKLIDDALAAVEQDNPKLKGVLNKNYTQLQLPAESLTGLINLIAEIPFQHEDLDAKDILGHVYEYFLGQFALAEGKKGGQYYTPKSIVNLIVEMLEPFKGRVYDPAMGSGGFFVSSEKFIEQHGGKIGDVSVYGQESNPTTWRLAAMNMAIRGIDFNFGGQPANTFTNDLHPDLRADYVMANPPFNMKEWWDGKLEGDPRWEHGDPPKGNANFGWLQHMLYHLSPKGSMALLLANGSMSSNTGGEGEIRETIVKKDLVECMVALPGQLFTNTQIPACIWFLTKTKEKRGRGAAAFRDRAGEVLFIDARKLGYMVDRVLRAFTDEDTAKIVNTFHAWKRDKDAYEDVPGFCKSATLDEIAEHGFVLTPGRYVGAEDVVHDGVPFAEKMATLTRELADQFAESAKLEKAIRKNMKTLGFELPAGGKE encoded by the coding sequence ATGTCAGAGGCGGACAGCCAGAAGTTCCTCAAGGATCTCGATAAGAAACTTTGGACAGCGGCGGACCGATTGCGAGCCAACTTGGACGCAGCGGTCTACAAGCATGCTGTTCTCGGCCTGATCTTCCTGAAATACGTCTCCGACGCATTTGAGCTTCGTCAGCGAGCATTGGAAGTTCAGTTGCGTGACCCGAATCACGACTACTTCGTGGACTCGAAAGGATACTCAGACGACGAGTACAACGAAGTGGTCCGGCAGGAACTGGAAGTCCGCGACTACTACCTGGAAGAGAACGTTTTCTGGGTGCCGGCGCTCGCTCGCTGGAAGACGATTCAGGAGAATGCCGCACTTCCGGCCGGAACGGAGATCGAAATCGTCAACGGCAAAAAGACGACCTACAAGATCACGTCCATCGGCAAACTGATCGACGACGCGCTGGCCGCCGTTGAGCAGGACAACCCCAAACTCAAAGGCGTGCTGAACAAGAACTACACTCAACTGCAGTTGCCCGCCGAGAGTCTCACGGGCCTGATCAATCTGATCGCCGAGATCCCGTTTCAGCACGAAGACCTCGACGCCAAAGACATCCTGGGCCACGTCTACGAATATTTTCTGGGTCAATTCGCACTCGCCGAAGGCAAAAAGGGCGGTCAGTACTACACGCCCAAATCGATCGTTAATCTGATCGTCGAAATGCTCGAGCCGTTCAAAGGGAGAGTCTATGACCCGGCGATGGGCAGCGGCGGGTTCTTTGTCTCCAGCGAGAAATTCATCGAGCAGCACGGCGGCAAGATCGGCGACGTGTCGGTTTACGGCCAGGAGTCGAATCCGACCACGTGGCGACTGGCGGCGATGAACATGGCCATTCGCGGCATCGACTTCAATTTTGGCGGCCAACCCGCCAACACGTTTACCAACGACCTGCATCCGGATCTGCGAGCCGACTATGTGATGGCCAATCCGCCGTTCAACATGAAAGAATGGTGGGACGGCAAGCTGGAAGGCGATCCGCGTTGGGAACATGGCGATCCGCCCAAAGGCAACGCCAACTTTGGCTGGCTGCAGCACATGCTGTATCACCTCTCCCCGAAAGGCTCGATGGCACTGCTGTTGGCCAATGGTTCGATGAGCAGTAATACCGGAGGCGAAGGTGAGATTCGCGAGACGATCGTCAAGAAGGACCTTGTCGAATGCATGGTCGCCTTGCCTGGCCAGCTCTTTACCAATACGCAAATTCCGGCCTGCATATGGTTCCTGACCAAAACGAAAGAGAAACGAGGCCGAGGAGCCGCCGCCTTCCGCGACCGAGCGGGTGAAGTGCTCTTCATCGACGCCCGCAAGCTGGGCTACATGGTGGACCGGGTCCTCCGGGCCTTCACTGACGAAGACACGGCAAAGATCGTCAACACTTTTCATGCGTGGAAGCGAGACAAAGACGCGTACGAGGATGTCCCCGGCTTCTGCAAGAGCGCCACGTTGGACGAGATCGCCGAACACGGCTTCGTCCTCACGCCCGGTCGCTACGTCGGAGCCGAAGACGTGGTACACGACGGCGTCCCCTTCGCCGAGAAAATGGCCACGCTCACCCGTGAACTCGCGGATCAATTCGCCGAGTCTGCCAAACTCGAAAAAGCCATCCGCAAGAACATGAAGACACTTGGGTTCGAGTTACCAGCAGGGGGCAAAGAATGA
- a CDS encoding restriction endonuclease subunit S, giving the protein MVDSQNEWTQMPLEDCMEAIIDYRGKTPKKTSAGIPLVTAKIIKRGRIEEPAEFIAPSDYDDWMRRGIPEPGDVVLTTEAPLGEVAQLDERKIALAQRVITLRGKEHLLDNTFLKYLLISEPIQDKLKARASGTTVLGIKQSELRKVTLSFPPLPEQRAIASILGALDDKIELNRRMNATLESLARAIFKSWFVDFDPVKINAGQMPADSYDPTLLSLFPSTFQDSELGPIPEGWNVEPVGKHVVIKHGYAFKGEFFSKEPRRDVLLTPGNFAIGGGFKGDKLKYYEGPVEEEYILLPGDLLVTMTDLSKAGDTLGYPAFVPESLKYRYLHNQRLGRVFINDDSPVGAAFIHESFRTSRYRSHVLGTASGSTVKHSSPTRIRDHEIAVGTPEVHALFEERVSPLVEAITRNDRVSMRLGAIRDRLLPELLSGRLVVMNSKGTPEQLIA; this is encoded by the coding sequence ATGGTTGACTCACAAAACGAATGGACCCAAATGCCATTGGAAGATTGTATGGAGGCAATCATTGACTACAGAGGTAAAACGCCGAAAAAAACGTCAGCAGGTATTCCGCTTGTCACAGCAAAGATAATCAAGCGCGGTCGAATCGAAGAACCTGCAGAATTCATCGCGCCATCCGACTACGACGACTGGATGCGCCGAGGAATCCCGGAACCAGGCGACGTTGTGTTAACGACTGAAGCGCCCCTTGGCGAGGTCGCCCAGCTTGATGAAAGGAAAATAGCGCTCGCACAACGTGTCATCACTTTGCGTGGCAAAGAGCACCTGCTGGACAACACATTCCTGAAGTACCTGCTGATTTCCGAGCCTATTCAAGACAAACTTAAAGCAAGAGCCAGCGGAACGACGGTACTTGGTATCAAGCAAAGTGAATTACGAAAAGTCACACTCTCATTTCCCCCGCTCCCCGAACAGCGAGCGATTGCGTCGATCCTTGGAGCGTTGGACGACAAGATTGAGTTGAACCGTCGGATGAATGCGACGCTGGAGTCCCTTGCGCGGGCGATCTTCAAGAGTTGGTTCGTCGATTTCGACCCCGTCAAGATCAACGCCGGCCAGATGCCTGCCGATTCCTACGACCCAACCCTTCTCAGCCTCTTTCCCTCCACCTTCCAAGACTCCGAACTCGGACCAATACCGGAAGGGTGGAACGTTGAACCAGTCGGCAAGCATGTTGTGATCAAACATGGTTATGCGTTCAAAGGAGAATTTTTCAGCAAAGAGCCAAGACGCGACGTTTTGCTGACGCCGGGCAACTTCGCTATTGGCGGCGGATTCAAAGGTGACAAATTGAAATACTATGAAGGGCCAGTGGAAGAAGAGTACATCCTTCTCCCCGGTGATCTACTCGTGACGATGACTGACCTGAGCAAGGCGGGCGATACGCTCGGCTATCCGGCATTTGTCCCAGAGTCATTGAAATACCGATACCTTCACAACCAACGTCTAGGTCGTGTTTTTATAAACGATGATTCGCCCGTTGGTGCGGCGTTTATTCATGAGTCGTTTCGCACGTCTCGTTACCGCAGCCATGTTCTTGGGACTGCCTCAGGAAGCACGGTCAAACATTCCTCACCAACGCGAATACGCGACCACGAGATAGCTGTTGGCACACCCGAAGTCCATGCACTCTTTGAGGAACGGGTTTCGCCGTTGGTGGAGGCGATCACACGCAACGATCGTGTGTCAATGAGACTCGGTGCAATTCGTGATCGGCTACTGCCAGAACTGCTAAGTGGCCGTCTTGTGGTCATGAATTCAAAAGGAACGCCCGAACAACTTATCGCATGA
- a CDS encoding DUF1848 domain-containing protein: MIISASYKTDIPTFYGEWFMNRLRAGFCKMVNPYNRKAIRVSLNRNDVDGIVFWTKNVAPFVKHLNEVREREFPFVLQHTINAYPRTLEQSVVDSARSVDAFKRVSETHGPRTCVWRYDTVVMSSETPREWHLDSFARIASELRGFTDEVVISFVHFYQKTLRNMNAAAEEFGFEWYEPELTEKRTLLSQFVDIATENGMKLSICAQRELIVEGAYDAKCVDADRLIEIAGEDFRSKQKGNRKECGCFASRDIGEYDTCPHGCVYCYAVRNKKLALERFREHDPEGEFLFKQSGVKDTTADSRQGRLFE; encoded by the coding sequence ATGATCATCTCAGCCAGCTACAAAACTGACATCCCAACCTTTTATGGTGAATGGTTCATGAATCGGTTGCGCGCTGGCTTCTGCAAAATGGTGAATCCGTACAACCGAAAGGCGATACGGGTTTCGCTAAATCGAAACGACGTAGATGGAATTGTGTTTTGGACGAAGAACGTTGCACCGTTTGTCAAACATCTTAACGAGGTTCGTGAACGTGAGTTCCCTTTCGTGCTTCAACACACGATTAACGCCTACCCCCGAACGTTGGAACAGTCAGTCGTTGATTCAGCGCGGTCGGTCGATGCGTTTAAGCGAGTTTCGGAAACACACGGACCTCGCACCTGCGTTTGGCGTTACGACACGGTTGTGATGTCCTCAGAGACTCCGCGCGAATGGCATTTGGATTCTTTTGCACGAATCGCGTCCGAACTGCGCGGGTTCACTGACGAAGTAGTCATTTCCTTCGTCCACTTCTACCAAAAGACTCTGCGCAACATGAACGCCGCAGCTGAAGAGTTCGGCTTTGAATGGTACGAACCGGAACTGACGGAGAAGCGGACGTTGCTTTCTCAATTCGTTGACATCGCAACCGAAAACGGAATGAAGCTCTCGATTTGCGCTCAACGAGAACTGATTGTTGAAGGCGCGTACGATGCAAAGTGCGTTGACGCGGATCGGCTAATTGAAATCGCAGGTGAAGACTTCCGTTCAAAACAGAAAGGCAACCGCAAGGAATGCGGCTGTTTTGCATCTCGTGACATCGGCGAATATGACACGTGTCCACACGGGTGCGTTTATTGCTATGCGGTGCGAAACAAGAAACTCGCTTTGGAGCGGTTTCGCGAACATGATCCAGAAGGCGAGTTTCTGTTCAAGCAGTCGGGAGTGAAGGACACAACCGCCGATTCGAGGCAAGGAAGGCTCTTTGAATAA
- a CDS encoding helix-turn-helix domain-containing protein: MNAFGEKIRELRKAKGFSLRTLAPLVGVGYSYLSKVENGKLDFGDSPSEALIHRLADTLDGDEDELLLMAGRIPDSISRRILDQPELFRALANCDTATLKNIADRVQSETENQGVLPR; the protein is encoded by the coding sequence ATGAACGCCTTCGGCGAGAAAATCCGTGAGCTTCGCAAAGCCAAGGGCTTTTCGCTTCGAACGCTCGCGCCGTTGGTGGGTGTTGGTTACAGCTACTTGAGTAAAGTCGAAAACGGCAAGTTGGACTTCGGCGACTCGCCCTCCGAAGCACTGATTCACCGGCTCGCGGACACGCTTGATGGCGACGAAGACGAGCTGTTGCTCATGGCCGGCCGAATCCCTGACTCAATCTCCCGCCGAATTCTCGATCAGCCAGAACTTTTTCGCGCGCTCGCGAACTGTGATACTGCAACTCTGAAGAACATTGCCGATCGCGTGCAAAGTGAAACCGAGAACCAAGGTGTGCTCCCAAGATGA
- a CDS encoding AAA family ATPase, whose protein sequence is MINTGLTLGKFAPLHRGHQFVIERAIAENDNVVVIIYNAPEVTRIDLETRAGWIRSLYPDVEVLLARDGPTVVGKAPEITQLHDSYLQRLLTGRRITRFYSSEFYGEHVSRALGAIDCRVDEVRKRVPISGTAIRSDPFRYRDYMNPLVYRDLVTKVVFLGAPSTGKTTLARHMADQLSTAWVPEYGREFWEKNHIDRRLSLTQLAEIAMGHCEKEDQLVQDANRFLFVDTDATTTYQFSLHYHGRVHPIVAEMAAQCHERYQVCFLCETDIPYEDSWDRSGEVHRAFFQQQIEADLVARGIEFTRLSGDLKTRTELVVKTLKAIEHEPFYAD, encoded by the coding sequence GTGATCAATACGGGATTAACGCTGGGCAAGTTTGCTCCACTACACCGCGGTCATCAATTCGTTATCGAACGTGCGATCGCCGAAAACGACAACGTGGTTGTTATCATCTACAACGCGCCGGAAGTCACCCGCATCGATCTTGAAACGCGAGCTGGTTGGATTCGTTCGCTATATCCAGATGTTGAAGTACTGCTCGCGCGTGACGGCCCGACCGTTGTTGGTAAAGCGCCTGAAATCACGCAGCTCCACGACAGCTATTTACAGCGACTTTTGACGGGGCGGCGGATCACTCGTTTTTACAGTAGCGAGTTCTACGGCGAACACGTCAGCCGAGCATTGGGCGCGATTGATTGCCGGGTCGACGAAGTCCGGAAGCGAGTTCCGATTTCTGGAACTGCAATTCGGTCAGATCCTTTCCGATATAGGGACTACATGAATCCACTTGTCTACCGAGATCTTGTCACCAAGGTCGTCTTTCTGGGCGCTCCATCAACCGGCAAGACAACGCTGGCCCGTCACATGGCCGACCAGCTATCGACCGCCTGGGTGCCTGAGTATGGGCGTGAATTCTGGGAGAAGAATCATATCGATCGCCGTCTTTCGCTAACTCAGCTAGCTGAAATCGCCATGGGTCACTGCGAAAAGGAAGATCAGCTTGTGCAGGACGCTAATAGATTCTTGTTTGTTGATACGGACGCTACCACGACTTACCAGTTCTCGTTGCATTACCACGGCCGGGTCCACCCAATCGTGGCTGAGATGGCCGCACAGTGCCATGAGCGGTACCAGGTCTGTTTTCTTTGCGAAACAGACATTCCCTACGAAGACAGTTGGGATCGCAGCGGCGAAGTTCATCGAGCGTTCTTCCAACAGCAGATTGAAGCGGATCTGGTTGCTCGCGGAATCGAGTTCACGAGGCTGAGTGGCGATTTAAAGACCCGGACCGAGCTTGTTGTGAAGACGCTCAAAGCGATTGAACATGAGCCCTTCTATGCTGACTGA
- a CDS encoding sigma-70 family RNA polymerase sigma factor: MEPDTDGKKELKESESITDRPDGWLLRQWKSGNEQAAEVLFDRYAFRLVALVASRLNRRYRSQIDPDAVMQSAMGSFFNAARHSRIQVSNSVSLWRLLATFARRKLARSIERHSASKRGGNQTRVPLDQVVSQSEIIPADDSDADELLEQLKAELPADHFSVVEALLAGLTQQEIAKSLGIDERTVRRRIARVRKLLSPALDVVDLVKDPHDQCLQEGSLTRSTTLPRVNYNQFVLGKLIGSGGFGKVYRASMQSDGSTVAVKFLRKAFWQNEEARESFIREINAASRIDHPGVIRYLGYGESPHGGPYVLSEWIDGRPMHAIDRPSEQRFIQWLRQICETMKAVHDVELIHGDLTPANILIDDSDRVTITDFGFSQASAGATSPILAGTWILGGTLGFAAPEQIDPAFGNISPKTDIYAIGGLIHWYFTGAPPNAGDGVAEILMETVKSQRSNDNTSSQTNAILQTIMRRSLASSPVNRAISLSETISLIVAHFPSRS, from the coding sequence TTGGAACCGGACACCGACGGCAAAAAAGAACTCAAAGAATCCGAATCGATCACGGATCGGCCGGACGGTTGGCTGCTGCGCCAGTGGAAAAGCGGAAACGAGCAGGCGGCCGAAGTTCTTTTCGATCGGTACGCATTCCGGCTCGTGGCCCTTGTCGCTAGCCGCCTGAACCGCCGGTATCGATCCCAAATTGATCCCGACGCGGTCATGCAGTCGGCAATGGGAAGCTTTTTCAACGCCGCCCGTCACAGTCGCATCCAGGTCAGCAATAGTGTTTCGCTTTGGCGATTGCTGGCAACGTTTGCCCGTCGAAAGCTAGCGAGATCGATCGAGCGTCACTCAGCGTCAAAGCGTGGTGGCAATCAGACTCGAGTCCCTCTCGATCAGGTAGTGAGCCAATCTGAGATCATTCCAGCGGACGACTCCGACGCGGACGAGTTATTGGAACAACTCAAAGCAGAACTTCCGGCCGATCATTTCTCCGTCGTCGAAGCCTTGCTCGCCGGCCTGACGCAACAAGAAATTGCCAAATCGCTGGGGATAGACGAACGAACCGTTCGAAGACGAATCGCACGGGTCCGCAAGTTGCTTTCACCCGCACTCGATGTAGTGGATCTTGTTAAAGATCCCCACGATCAATGTCTGCAGGAAGGATCTTTAACAAGATCCACTACGTTGCCGCGGGTCAACTACAACCAATTCGTGCTTGGAAAACTGATCGGGAGTGGTGGCTTCGGCAAAGTTTATCGTGCGAGCATGCAATCTGATGGTAGCACTGTCGCTGTAAAATTCCTCCGCAAAGCATTCTGGCAAAACGAGGAGGCTCGCGAGTCGTTCATTCGGGAAATCAACGCGGCGTCCCGCATCGATCACCCCGGTGTCATCCGATATCTCGGATACGGCGAGTCACCACATGGAGGCCCATACGTTCTGAGCGAATGGATTGATGGCCGCCCAATGCACGCGATCGACCGTCCCAGCGAGCAACGCTTCATACAGTGGCTACGACAAATCTGCGAAACCATGAAGGCGGTCCACGATGTCGAACTGATTCACGGCGACCTAACCCCAGCAAACATCCTGATTGACGATAGCGACCGAGTGACGATCACCGACTTCGGTTTCTCCCAAGCATCCGCCGGCGCGACATCTCCGATTCTCGCCGGAACATGGATACTCGGCGGTACTTTGGGCTTCGCCGCCCCCGAGCAGATCGATCCCGCCTTCGGCAACATCAGTCCCAAAACCGACATCTACGCCATCGGCGGCCTCATCCACTGGTATTTCACTGGGGCACCACCCAACGCTGGCGACGGCGTTGCCGAAATCCTGATGGAAACAGTGAAAAGCCAGCGATCCAACGACAACACCAGCTCTCAAACCAATGCGATCCTCCAAACGATCATGCGTCGATCGTTGGCGTCCTCACCGGTGAACAGAGCAATCTCGTTAAGCGAAACAATTAGTCTCATAGTAGCGCACTTTCCATCGAGATCTTGA